The following are encoded together in the Cheilinus undulatus linkage group 3, ASM1832078v1, whole genome shotgun sequence genome:
- the ddx19b gene encoding ATP-dependent RNA helicase DDX19B, whose protein sequence is MATDSWAQAVDEQEAAAESIGNLQIKEKPEENGTTSNATDSGTAAAKSEGEGDKPADDDDKEDKAAQSLLNKLIRNNLVNNSNQVEVLQKDPNSPLYSVKSFEELRLKPQLLQGVYGMGFNRPSKIQETALPMMLAGPPQNLIAQSQSGTGKTAAFVLAMLSHVDPEKKYPQCLCVSPTYELALQTGKVIEQMGKHYSEVSLVYAIRGNKLPKNTKLQEQIVIGTPGTMLDWCGKFRFIDPKKIKVFVLDEADVMIATQGHQDQSIRIQRMLPQTCQMLLFSATFEESVWNFAQRIVPSPNIIKLKREEETLDTIKQYYVLCNSKEEKFQALCNIYGAITIAQAMIFCHTRKTAGWLAGELSREGHQVALLSGEMQVEQRAAVIERFRDGKEKVLVTTNVCARGIDVEQVSVVINFDLPVDKDGNPDNETYLHRIGRTGRFGKRGLAINMVDSKMSMNILNRIQEHFSKKIERLDTDDLDEIEKIAS, encoded by the exons ATGGCGACGGACTCCTGGGCCCAGGCAGTGGACGAGCAAGAAGCCGCGGCGGAATCG ATTGGCAATCTTCAAATAAAAGAGAAACCAGAAGAAAATG GTACGACCTCGAACGCGACAGACTCTGGGACTGCAGCGGCAAAATCAGAAGGCGAGGGAGACAAGCCTGCAGATGACGATGATAAAG AGGACAAAGCGGCTCAGTCGTTGTTGAACAAGCTCATTCGAAATAATCTTGTCAATAACtctaatcaagttgaagttctTCAAAAGGATCCTAATTCCCCGCTGTACTCTGTCAAGTCCTTTGAGGAGTTGCGACT CAAACCACAGCTACTTCAGGGTGTTTATGGCATGGGTTTCAACCGGCCATCCAAAATCCAGGAGACTGCCTTACCTATGATGCTGGCTGGACC TCCACAGAATCTGATTGCTCAGTCACAGTCAGGAACAGGGAAAACGGCTGCCTTTGTTCTGGCCATGCTCAGTCATGTAGATCCTGAAAAGAAATATCCCCAG TGCCTCTGTGTGTCACCTACCTATGAACTGGCACTCCAGACTGGCAAGGTTATTGAGCAGATGGGCAAGCACTATTCCGAAGTCAGTCTGGTCTACGCAATCAGAGGGAATAAAT TGCCCAAGAACACAAAGCTGCAGGAACAGATAGTTATCGGCACTCCTGGTACTATGCTGGACTGGTGTGGTAAATTCAGGTTCATAGACCCCAAGAAGATCAAGGTGTTTGTACTGGACGAGGCTGACGTCATGATCGCAACACAGGGTCACCAGGACCAAAGCATCCGCATTCAGAG GATGCTGCCTCAAACCTGCCAGATGTTGCTATTTTCAGCCACGTTTGAAGAGTCAGTGTGGAACTTTGCCCAGCGCATTGTGCCTTCTCCAAACATCATCAAattgaagagagaggaggagactcTGGATACCATTAAACAGTATTATGTACTGTGCAACAGTAAAGAGGAGAAGTTTCAGGCCCTTTGCAACATCTATGGAGCCATCACTATCGCTCAGGCCATGATCTTCTGCCAT ACCAGGAAGACAGCTGGCTGGCTTGCAGGGGAACTGTCCAGAGAAGGCCACCAGGTGGCGCTGCTTAGTGGAGAGATGCAAGTGGAGCAGAGGGCTGCTGTCATCGAACGCTTCAGAGACGGCAAGGAGAAGGTTCTGGTCACCACAAATGTTTGTGCTCGAG GTATTGATGTTGAGCAGGTTTCTGTGGTGATCAACTTTGACCTGCCCGTAGACAAGGATGGTAACCCAGACAATGAGACATACCTGCACAGGATTGGCCGCACAGGTCGATTTGGCAAAAGGGGACTGGCCATCAACATGGTGGACAGCAAGATGAGCATGAACATCCTCAATAGGATCCAGGAGCATTTCA GCAAGAAGATCGAAAGACTAGACACAGATGATCTGGATGAAATTGAGAAAATCGCCAGCTAA